The segment ctatgtttgaaaaaataatacaaatgttaCGCGATTAATTGTGAATAATTCGATTACTCGCCACATCGCGCAATTAACTAGATTAAAGTTTTAATCGACTGacactaaaataaaagtaataaaaacgaataaaacacacagaaatatagtaagaaataaatgtataaaagagatatattttacaaatacttttacaaaatttCAAGAAAGCAATCCCCATTTCCATAAATGAACACATGTTATGCATATCACATTTTCAAGAAGTAAAATCGAAGTCATAACACTTACCGAGAAGACCGCGTTCTGGAGACCGAAGGGAATCGGCGTGAGTCTCGCTAAGGCCACAACTTTGAGTCCACTTCCACCCTCCACGACCCGAATAACAGCACTGAGCTGTTCACTGCTGCCGATCTTACTCAAAACCCAATTCGTCAGTAATCTTTTACACACCACATGAGCTATGAAAGTCCCGATCAAAACCCCAACCATCACCAGACCCATTCCCAACACGAACCCATACAAATACCCCGCGGCGACGTTCAACACGATATAACCCCAACCGCAGGGAAAAGACACCGTGATCAATCCCACTATAAAGAGCATGGCTCCAACAAGGCTGTCCAAACTTTCCACCCATAATAACGCGTCCTTCAGGTACTGGCGCGCCAGTGCCACCGATGAGAAGCACACAGCTGTCAGGATGCAGGCCAGCAGGGCGCTTTTACAGCAACAGGTGGTTATACAACACGGATATCTGAATTCGGGGGTGAAGGACACACCGGCGTCGGTCAAGCTCTCGGGGTCCGACTCTGACTTCCCACCGTTTGCTCTCTCATCAAAGACGTTGCAGATCAAGATGTCAATCTTGTCGCAGTCCAGCGACTCCGGGGTTCGATGCACCCAGCGGCTCAGCTGGATTTGACCTTTACCAGCCGTGTGCTTTAGGGCTTTCAGTAAACCGTGCACTGGCCCTGAGCTCCACATGTTTATTATACCTTCATATGACCGACTGGACTACTAGTCCGATATAATGACCCTTGACTTTCCACGTTGCCTGGAAGCGATGATCACTTAGATAAAGGCGTGGGGAAAACCGACAAGCAACAAATACACAAGAGGAAAAGGAGTTGAAATAGTCAATTTATCTCGGAAGAACCGATGCGAAATCGGACCATTTTAAGGACTTAAAATCCAAGCGTGTCAGCTGCTGGTCGCTCACGAATGCCATGATCTCCCACCGTCCAATCACCGCCTTGATGACATCGGGAATAACATCCCCCCCAGACATCCCTGTCGACCAGACCCCTGCGAGAGATTTTCAGACGTGTTCAGATTTATCGCGTCTAGTTTATAGATCACAGACACGTTTAACTTTCCAGACTCCAGGGATAACCACAGACCACTGCGGTTACGTTATCATTCGGGCTCCAGCCGCTCGTACGGTTTAAAACGTCACATCGCTCGTCGTAAATAGTCATAACAATGAAAAACTGCGGAAACGCGCTCGTTACTTCAGACGAAGGAGTTGTTTTCTTGTCCTGCAAAGTCTTCAGCAAGCGTCAGTAATCGATGTTTACGCCGAGCTTTATCCCGACCACTGTGTTTGTTTCCCAGTATTCCATGCGACGACGTCACGTGATCTGCCCCTTCAGTGCGCACACGTCACAGTACCGCGAGAACAGcgtgtcggtacacgatccgggatgcctgcacgatccgttctgcgcatgcgcataatgacgtagtaaacaacgtcacggtttccctacactataggtatcaagcatgcgatgaaacacttgacggccagacggcacaactggcggcatatttttgtaggctacattgtgtttttcatttaacagttcatggcgggtctattttgatgttttaaaatgtagcttacgctatgcattacgatgtgtttacgtggttgccaatccaaaataatcagaagaatcagaatcagaagagctttattgccaagtgtgcttgcacacacaaggaattttcattggtgttggaagcttctagtacagacattcaacacaatgacaatacaatataatacgatttacagtctaaaagattctaaattgtgcatatataaaataaagactattttacagaaaatgggggataataacatataagagacattgtacagggtagtatatagtagaataaacatattaacagattgtatgtacacttgtgcaaatggataatttagtaagtagaggtagtgttatatacatgtatacataagctgtagatataataaggcactatagtgcacactataggagtagtggaagtggaatattgctcttaaggagcagttatctgtttaggagggagattgcctgggggaagaagctgcttctgtgtctggaagtcctgggcccggttgcataaagcaccttaagtgtaattttcccttaagtgtgtccttaagtataccttaagttttacttaagttattctcctattgtctttggtaaaggaaaatcaccccttaagtgtcataattaagggaaaaacttaaggtgctttatgcaaccggggcctggtgtttggtgctctaaagcgccggccagagggcagcagatcaaagagttttgTATAACAAAactaataaaggagttgttacatgaacatacacgattttggttacatgtggaataaagtctgagtcttgagagtctgtcactgcaaaccttcagtttcctccatactcccctttgcgattcattgctgcatggcattaggcctacttaacttgcagtgtttcgatctgaggtcagtagtattgtcaaagacggtttttattaaaagctgctaatattagttaactttaaatcgactcattttgtattagtatgggtctatatataggctaatatatctatctatataatctaaatgaggaataatcccttcaatggtgtttacagaacacaataaggaacataatatgcatttccgcctagactatctgcacttacaagaagaaagaactacaaacaagtctggggaaacgttacagagtatttcaacgcatagtgtgcgcACAGAAGTGACaagagaccagaggtggacagtagtgaaagtcgcggtacaaaggtgctcaagcgtggaacagatcgtgcagtgtcgtcgctaaacagaattatctactacgtcattatgcgcatgcgcggacggatcgtacaggcatcccggatcgtgtaccgacataCTGGTCTATGGAAAGCTGCGATTTCATCCCACAGATTTATACACAccgtaataataaaaataccagAATTGTGTTGCTTTATGAAAGTTTATTACGTTTACATGAAAATATGAGGTTTATATGAACGTTTTATATTTACctgatctaaaaataaaaccatgcttTTCTTTTGTAcgcaaaaatatgtttatttcacTTCTTTAAACGAATCGTCGTTACTGTGTCATACAATGTTACTATAGCCTTGTTAaactaaacttaaaataaattaatctgatatagcaacattaaaaataaacaaataagaagtaataaaataattattaacaaaaaattaaacatatgaaaaaaaagcaaattcaaaacatgtataaaacaacaataaaactgaaacaaacTAGTCTATATCACTGCATTATCATATTTGAcaaattaatgaaaatgttcatgttttcaGTCTGTGGGTTGATGTGGCTGACCTAGCTGATATCAGTCACCGCTAAACATATTTAAAGTCTAATATTTCTATTGTTTGGGAGGGTTTTGACTTATTCTGTAGTGTAATTCTTAACATGCCACCTAAGTTTAATTTTCTCAACTCAATTTCCAGTTCCCCTTTTTATATCAACACAAGCAAACTAAATTTAATTTGGTACAGAGAATCTACAGAGAGAATGACAGAAACACTTATAATATATACtcatatttttaatttctttatttagcaaacacatttatccaaagtgacttaaaacTANagagagagagagagagagagagagagagagagagagagagagagaggggtgttttgttgtaggggtacagagtaacttacattacattcttttagcagtcagttataggcctaattataggctattcatgaagggagagggctcaatcttttgtttgaatttgctttgttttgctcaattttatattaagttgtatagtattttattgaaaagcaagacaaattataaaaagcacattttgactattcagtttgtgcaatagtgaaaaaaatggcttaataaatagaagaaatgcaaaaaaccatgttcggtgttcagtattattcggccaagtgtttcacatgttcggccaagaattttcgtttcggtgcatccctagttttttTCCACGCTCTGCGCTGgtgctatacatttttttcacgctcagcgccggcgttcgaccgaGCGCCccgagttgaaaaatgctcaactttgagcagaacgctgcgcctgcagcgggcgttttcagccaagctcctgccgttttcagccgcgtaaatgcgCCTACCtaggtggacacagccccttagtcTCGCGTATTTATCTCCGCTTTCTTTGGCCTAGGCCCGCataagaggccatatgactgacaggtaaagcaaccaatcacgtttcgtcatgtttagaggcgtgaaAATGTCCCCGTAGTAACATACCGGAGTAAATTCACGAACATGTCagaagttaacagcaacaaaatgatatacgtttatgccgtgaacctcgcatacttttaagaattaagcgtttagtcgatcgtgatgaattcctatagcaaccgttgtaaacacgaccgCTTACtacttagatcagacggctttgtgttgtttccaggcggaccgttaaagaacacGACACGCCCGTCTCCTGGAAATCCTGTCAAattgaaccaatcagatgacgacttcaaatgtgctgaagtgtttccagaaaagtgtgccgtatgcatcagacgtttagccaatgGTCCGGTCCATCTGAGGCTGAGACCAAGAACCCCTGGTCTGTACAACGAGGTGACTCACACTATCAGGTTCAACCACAGGTAAACCCAATGCTCGGTCACTGTTGTGTCCTTGAGCAAGCCCGTTCAATTATGAGAATGACCCTTGCACTAATGTTATGAAGATCGCTTTCAACTTGAGGTGACTTCTGAACAAAAGAACacttaaaaattaaacaaagcTAGGTTTGTCAATATTAGCCTAGCTGTTAATTTTCAACACATCAAAACCTTTAGAGAAACACTCATGTACAGATGAACGACCACTCGCTATAAGCCAAACAAACTTGTTTTGTCAAGTGGAAGCAGGGAAAATCATTCAACCTGGACCAAGAGGTCAAGACAGAAAGATAACTTTTAAAGAGCTGGAAGAAATTAACATTAGAATCATCCAGTGAATAAATTATTCAAGCATTGAACAACAGTCAAATATGCTCCAAGCATGCAGACTATAGCCTAAAGGTTCTTAGAGTTAAACCAATAACCAAACCAAACATTTCCTAAAGAACGAAAAGCGTTTTAACTATAAATAGGATTTAAACTATTGACATAATACACTTTTAAAGTAGTtactttaaatataataaaatcacatttacCCTTCAACATGATGTAAAACACATACAAGTACACACATGTCTGAATATCACCATGCATTTTTAACTTCAGGTTAAAGCAACTGTGtcattaataattcatttaaagCTGAGTAAGGATAAAATGCGAAGATGAACACCTGACACTGCAGTTAAGTGTATATCACTGTTCTTTCTTTGCTTATTCTTAATATAGTTGCAGTTTTCCTCTCCTGTGCTGGCTAATAAAAAAGCATTATATGTTTTGCAGTGCAAAGCTTCTGAAGATAAAATGACAATGTATTGTGAGACTGTCTTTACTCTCTGATCCTGCATGAAAAGCAGCTGTGTTTGATTTAAATCTGGCTGAGCAGGATTGACTTTATTGTTCCAAAACTAGATAAAGGCCCCTGGATGTTAAAGATTAACAGACGCTTTAATGAAATTAATTAGAGACCTTTGTGCTCAGGGTCAGTACGTTTGAAAAGATAGAAATTACAAAAGGTACAACATATTTTGTAATATGTATATTGCAATGGTTTGCAAAAACGTAATGATTTTAATACTTCAGAAAGTtatcagaaagaaagaagaacatGTAAGCAGTACATGTAATATAGTTCAAACTGGTTTTAAATGGCATTATTGTATTGCAAATCATATTATTAAGTCAGCTATTGTATATCACATTTTAACACGTTAATTGTTGTGTGATTTATTACACGTGTGatttatttaatgtgatttaaacagttgtttaaatttaaataccACTTCAGATGCAATTTCGAAAGAAGAAAATGTACTTGTAGCTACTTTTTTATTGTCAATTCAGTGCTTTTCTCATCTAACACAATAATGATCTTAAATGATCTTTTGGGGTCATTTCTCAGCCCGAACTGTTATGCGATTAATTGTGAATAATTTGATTAATCGGCACATCATGCAATTAACTGGATGAACGTTTTAATCTTGATACTAAAAAtcataaagtaataaaaataaataaaacacataaaaagtaTAGTATAATATAGAAATGCATAAAGTGATATATTTTACATACAAATATGTAAATTTAGAGAAAATTCAAGAAAGCAATCCacatatttcaaaatgtttttgaatagttttattttaaaataatgtaatgaaaACAATTGTTTTAATTTCAATGCCACTTCAGATAGAGTTTCTAAAGAAAACATGTCATTGTAGTCTAGGTGGGTGTCctatgtttgaaaaaataatacaaatgttaCGCGATTAATTGTGAATAATTCGATTACTCGCCACATCGCGCAATTAACTAGATTAAAGTTTTAATCGACTGacactaaaataaaagtaataaaaacgaataaaacacacagaaatatagtaagaaataaatgtataaaagagatatattttacaaatacttttacaaaatttCAAGAAAGCAATCCCCATTTCCATAAATGAACACATGTTATGCATATCACATTTTCAAGAAGTAAAATCGAAGTCATAACACTTACCGAGAAGACCGCGTTCTGGAGACCGAAGGGAATCGGCGTGAGTCTCGCTAAGGCCACAACTTTGAGTCCACTTCCACCCTCCACGACCCGAATAACAGCACTGAGCTGTTCACTGCTGCCGATCTT is part of the Triplophysa rosa linkage group LG16, Trosa_1v2, whole genome shotgun sequence genome and harbors:
- the LOC130567317 gene encoding transmembrane protein 64-like; amino-acid sequence: MWSSGPVHGLLKALKHTAGKGQIQLSRWVHRTPESLDCDKIDILICNVFDERANGGKSESDPESLTDAGVSFTPEFRYPCCITTCCCKSALLACILTAVCFSSVALARQYLKDALLWVESLDSLVGAMLFIVGLITVSFPCGWGYIVLNVAAGYLYGFVLGMGLVMVGVLIGTFIAHVVCKRLLTNWVLSKIGSSEQLSAVIRVVEGGSGLKVVALARLTPIPFGLQNAVFSITDVSLPNYLVASSVGLLPTQLLNSYLGTTLRTMEDVIAEQSISGYFVFSLQIFISIGLMFYVVHRAQVELNAAIAACQMELKTSYTNGNAANHSGPSYCSKRAAAGGGINIV